The Apium graveolens cultivar Ventura chromosome 11, ASM990537v1, whole genome shotgun sequence genome has a window encoding:
- the LOC141696087 gene encoding uncharacterized protein LOC141696087, producing the protein MTTTSASYASTTIGSTSTSSSSIVDVNHPFYLHPFDSPGMQLTSVILSESHYNQWCRSMEIALSSKLKLGFVDGTCVKPVSTSPLFLHWIRCNNMVTSWLLNSISVEIRNSVVYMKSAMDIWIDLATRFAQSNVPKLFQLRSEISHLTQENLLIAGYFAKFRAVNDELECMVTKPRCTCAFCKCTVNANLDAYEQDVKLSQFLMGLSEQFTGIRGQILMMTPLPSLSQCYSLLLQEENQRSVALSSSVVP; encoded by the coding sequence ATGACGACGACCTCTGCATCTTATGCATCTACTACTATTGGATCAACATCTACATCATCATCATCAATCGTTGATGTTAATCATCCATTCTATCTTCATCCATTTGATAGTCCTGGTATGCAACTTACTTCTGTCATTTTGAGTGAGAGCCATTATAATCAGTGGTGCAGATCGATGGAAATAGCATTATCTTCTAAGTTGAAGCTCGGTTTTGTTgatggaacttgtgtcaagcctgtTTCTACTTCTCCGTTATTTCTGCACTGGATTCGTTGTAACAATATGGTAACATCTTGGCTCCTTAACTCAATTTCTGTTGAAATACGTAATAGTGTTGTTTACATGAAATCTGCAATGGATATTTGGATTGATCTTGCAACTCGCTTTGCTCAAAGTAACGTTCCTAAGCTTTTTCAACTTCGATCTGAGATATCGCATCTTACACAAGAAAATTTGTTAATTGCTGGTTACTTTGCTAAGTTTAGAGCTGTTAATGATGAACTTGAATGTATGGTTACTAAGCCGCGTTGTACCTGTGCATTTTGTAAGTGTACGGTTAATGCTAATCTAGATGCTTATGAGCAAGATGTTAAGCTCTCACAGTTCTTGATGGGCTTAAGTGAGCAATTTACTGGAATTCGAGGCCAGATTTTGATGATGACGCCTTTGCCTTCATTAAGTCAATGTTACTCTCTTTTACTTCAAGAAGAAAATCAGAGATCTGTTGCTCTGTCTTCTTCAGTTGTACCTTAA